CTGGCGGATCAGTTCATCCACCCCGACCGGAGCGCTGGTGAGTAGCGCGCCGACATCGGCCGGATCGCCGGTTTCCTCGGCCAGTTCCGACGCTCCCCAGTCCAGCGCCACCTCGCGAAAGGAGGAGCGCGGGTCGCCGGTGAAGCCGGATAGCAGTTCGATCACGTCGGCTGCGCCCTGCACCAGTATTGCTCCGTCGCGGATCAACTGGTTGCAACCGTGCGAGCGCGGATCGACCGGAGATCCGGGGATCGCCATGACTTCGCGCCCCATTTCCCCGGCAAGACGCGCGGTGATGAGCGAGCCCGACCGGGGCGCGGCCTCCACCACCAGCGTGCCTGCCGCCATCCCGGAAATGATACGGTTGCGGGTGGGGAAATGGCGCGCCAGCGGCTCGGTGCCGGGTGGCTGTTCGGCCAGGAGCAGGCCCTTGACTGCTATCTCCTCCTGCAGCCCCGCGTGTTCGGGAGGGTAGGAAATGTCGATGCCGCTGGCGATCACGCCGATCGTCGCTCCGCCGGCCAAGGCGCCGTGATGTGCGGCCCCGTCGATCCCGCGCGCCAGTCCCGAAACGACGGCCCAGCCCGCACCCGCAAGGTCGTGGGCGATTTCCCGCGACAGGCGGATCGCGGCGGCGGATGCATTGCGCGCGCCGACCATAGCGACGCAGGGCCGCGATGAAAGCGCGATATCGCCCCGGTAGGTCAGGATCGGCGGCGCACCTTCGGATTCGGCGAGCAGGCGCGGATAATCGGGCGAATCGTGGAAAAGGTAGCGCGCGCCGGCCTTGCGCAGCGCGGCAATTTCATCGTGGATGCGCCGCTCGGGCGCGGCGGTGTATGTGCGGCCTTTGCGTCCGGCAATGTCGGGCAACGCGGCCAGCGCCGCCATGCCGCTGCCGAAGCGCGCCATGAGGTGCCCGTACGTGACCGGCCCGACATTGGGCGAACGCAGCAGGCGTATGCGAGCGAAAGCCTCCTCTTGCGAAAGTCCGCCCTCTGCGCTCATCCCTTCTTGCCGCTGCCGATGCGCGGCTCGGTTCCGGCGCGCAGGCGGGCGATGTTCTCGCGGTGCTGGAACAGCACGAGGGCGGCGATCACCGCCAGCACCATGGCCGCCTCACGCTCGCCCAGCGCCAGTGCGGCAAGCGGCGCCACGATAGCGGCGGTCATGCCCGCGACCGAGGAAATTTTCGCGGTGGCAAG
The DNA window shown above is from Novosphingobium sp. P6W and carries:
- the dprA gene encoding DNA-processing protein DprA → MSAEGGLSQEEAFARIRLLRSPNVGPVTYGHLMARFGSGMAALAALPDIAGRKGRTYTAAPERRIHDEIAALRKAGARYLFHDSPDYPRLLAESEGAPPILTYRGDIALSSRPCVAMVGARNASAAAIRLSREIAHDLAGAGWAVVSGLARGIDGAAHHGALAGGATIGVIASGIDISYPPEHAGLQEEIAVKGLLLAEQPPGTEPLARHFPTRNRIISGMAAGTLVVEAAPRSGSLITARLAGEMGREVMAIPGSPVDPRSHGCNQLIRDGAILVQGAADVIELLSGFTGDPRSSFREVALDWGASELAEETGDPADVGALLTSAPVGVDELIRQSGVSAASVQLALLELELAGQLVRHAGGRVSIG